The DNA window TATTAGAGAAGCAAAAATGTCAAACAATGGCACCTCTTCTCACTAAAGTTTTGCtttagaaaatatactttttttataaCATCATATATTAACATGTAatgtttattattgctatttaaaaacaaattaataaatatttttaaacttcttaattttaatatctaataTAATAAATATCCATAGATATAATCCATATAAACAGAAACTCTTTGggaatttcaattttgtttttaagagtgtaaagcaGTCCTGAGACCAAAAAGCTTAAAGTATTACTACTTTAAAATTATGGATAGCTGAAAACGATGCTCAACGCAGTTATTAATAGAATGATGGTACACAAAAGAGCTTCCATAAATGAGTGAAATAGTGAAGATATCAAAACAACAGGCttttttcaaacaaatgaaaagtatCTTTTTAGTATGTTACAACTATAGTAATTAGTAGAATCATGGCACACTTTAATTCATCTGTTGTTGTTTGTAGTCACATATTCACCGTACCTGTTACATGAGTTGCTCTAGCCAAGGTCAATATCAAGGCTCGGTTCAGTTCTTCAGATTCTGCTGAGAGCACTGTTTTGGGATCACTAAGGAAGCGTGTAAACTGCGGTTGTACCTCTGAGCTACCTAATGCTGTTATAAGCCTGAGAGCAGTGCTCTCGACACTGAAAATtgggagaataaaaagaaatgtaaaaaaatttcagaattatGGAATTAAATCTAAGGTTAATTACAATGGAAAAACATGCAATCTATGACTAtcccttctttaaaaaaacacttttgtgTGAGAATAAATGTTgcttaatttgtttaaaaaacctAATGTGTCCAATTTTATAGTGAAAATCGTGACTTTTTACACATTTGAAAAAGATGGCTTGTCGCCTATAGGACTAAAAAATTTCACCTGGAGATACtgcatttcaaaaattatatttttctatctaaaatatattttaatgtaaagcaAAATCAATGTGACATGATACTTTAACCATAATCTGAAGTATACTTAAAACCAGCATTCTAAAGGGCTAAGTTACAACATAATAATAAATACCCTGGAAGTACTAATTCTCAGTCCAAAGATCCTGAAGGAAGGACTCAACTATCTTAAtcagtttctatttaaaaagctGGACTCTGCTCCTATACTGgaaacaaaatactttagaaGCAGAGAAGTTTTATGAcagatgaataataataaaaaaaaaaactataaggtAAAGGTAAAGGATTAAGAACCTCATCTCCAAGAAAGTTTCTAATAAATCTTAAGGAAAGATGGTCTTCAATGAGCTCACCAAAGATGGAGCTGGTTCTGGTTTGTTTGTGCAACTGCAGCCAAAGTATGAAGATGACTCAGGAGCTGAACTCTGTAATGAGGCTGAATATGATGCATCCGGTAGCTAAACATCTCAAGGAGTGTGTGTAAGATCCCCCATGCATGTGATTTGAAAACAGTTGGCAAAAGCTGACCTGGAGGAAAAAGACAATTTAAGGTACCAATTATTAAAGGCTATGCATGAAAAGATATTTGAAGAAAGTCACATTGAGTAAAATATAAAGATTTGATTGTGAAAATACACAcgcccacacacatatatattctccatattttcttattttctactttaaCAGTAAGGAAAAATTCAGATCCTAACTATAATATCAAGTTTGCTTTTTTCCTGGGATTTGGCAATTGATAATCATGtttatctggaaaaataaaatgagacaagATATGAAAAAACATTAATCTTCTCAATTctgatatcttttatttttagacaatTAATGTTCCATACCTTTTGAAGTATGAGGTTcactttttaatacaaaaaattgtATTATACCTGCCCTTGTTTCCTCCTACCCCCAAGAAAGTTTTGTTCAACAATCAGTTATCTAAGAAGAGTTATTGTGGTTAAAATTAAGACTATGCTGTATTCGTGAAAAGCTGGAATTACCATGAATCAGAAAAACACTTCTATATCAGAAAGTATCTATTATTTTAGAACTATATAATAAATGAGACATTATAATGTATCTTCTGCAAGGTAGGAaaattccttctttatttccAGTCAGACTTCGTATGCACTGGAGGACAGCATTGCTGCCTCAGGCAGAATCCATTTGCATGAGGACAGGGACCAGGTCTATCCTGCTCACTGCATCCCAGGCACCTAGCACATTAACCTTTTCTTACCACTTTACTTAAAAATGCAACAAACCCCCCAACCCTCACACTTCCTAttcctttttgctttatttttctctataacaTGTATCATCTgacatattgtatatttcatttatttaatgtccTCCTCCATAAGCTCCATCATGGTGGTGACTTGTTCTCTGCTGTGTCCCCAGGACCTAGAAAAGTAACTTTAGAGTTAATGAATGGGTTAATAGTTATAAACACCAGAAAGTCCTGTCTTACTGATAAATCCTTTGATGcccaaagactctatttccataTAGACCAATAAACGACTGTAAGTTTCCACTAGGGCTGGAGCCAAGGCCACACTGGACTTTGCATGAGCAAGTTTTATCACCCTGGTTGCAATGCTGTGAATAAGGctgaggagaaaaaaagggaagaaaataaaaatccatatttttGACATAAACATAGGGGCTACTCTACTTAGAAGTAACTTAGTATAAATCTGAACTTAAATGATTCAAATGAAGTTGATTCATTTAATGTGTTTAAGCTGTGCAGGACACTTGGTAAGGATGCACTGCACAATCTGAGACTCATTCCGTTTCTGTGGCGCTTTCAATATGCATACGGATCCCCCTGCTCATGGAAAAACAAACTTTGGATTCAACTCATAAGAGCATGCTTGAGGGATTTTGGTCACTCAAATGATGCATCAAAATACATttgggaaattaaataacttttgtCACAGATTTACTTTAATAAATCACTGCTAAGACCCAAATGTTACGTTCTAATGGGGCTTTGCTCAAATCTGTTATATATGCAAGTGAAGCACATGTGTAATTCTATCACAATGGTTACCATTTGAAAAAGAGCATAGCTCTACCAGGACTGATGCTCCACTTGGAGGCCCACAGACAAATTCTCTTTGGCCTATACAGTGGTTGTTTCAAATTTGAGCCAATACTTAAAAGCTGAAAGACTACTAATAAAAAATCTGGATTTCTAGCCCTTTCCAAAAATGTTGGAAGCTCTAGCTACACTAGTCCTCATTCTTAACtatctataaaaaatgaaaaaaaatgtgcaaaaaatttttataatgcttATCTCTCATGTAGAGATTACAACAATTACTTTCTTTGGGTTTGTTTATCCTAGAAttcctataataaaaaatatttacttttgtaataaaataaagctaacttttttttctcaaatgtacCTGACTATGAAATAATACGCACATAAAATCATGAAATAAAGGTTTATACTATACTCGTATCAATTCCCTGACATGGAaccaaattaataaaaagaacataCCTCATTTTGGCATGAACTgtcagtgaatccaggaggttcATAGGTAAGGGGGTAATAGATCCTGAAGCCATACAGTTTGTTCCAGGGAGAGGTATCCTCATAATTCCATTTCCATAAATAGTTTCTACCAGAGCTCCCATGGGTAATGTAAAACATTCTGAATTTGTAGAGTATGCATTACACAATAGAGCAATCTTATAGTCATTCATCtgtaaacttttatttcttagaCTCTGCTGCAGGAACCTAAATATTCACgttccattaaaaagaaaaaatgaaaataacttccataatgttaatttgtatttttttaaaagttcaattttATGCAATTATTTATTAATGCTATCTTTGTTCCTATAGGTATTATAGTTTCTGTGTGAAATGTACAGTGGGAATACACATAGAAGTTTGAGTagcatttcagaagaaaaataattttaaataaacaattaatgGGTACTGTTAAGTATGCACTACATATATGACCACCATATTAGGCTAAGTTTCAGAGAATGAAGAAATAACTCACAAGTCTATGAACCAGGTTTCTATTTATTATCTGTCTGTATAAACACAACAATGTCTTCATTACAGATACCACTATGAAAAGGTGGTTAAGGGCTGTCtcataaaatgaaaaccaaatgaaGTATCAAGTCTGACAATCCTGCCATCTCCTGTGAAGAGAAGTGGCAGTCCTTCTCAGAAGTTCTAGGTGGGAAGTTAGGCTACTCCTAGCACCCTTGACTACAATACAATACTATCTAAGAATGGTATCTTCATTGAGTCATCACAACTTTGGAAGAGATATTAAGGGGCATGCCAGCCAGATCAGCTCAATCAATCCTGGCAGCCCAGAGATGAATGATATCTCAGTCAGCTTATGCTGAAGTTCCAAGCACTTGGGaaattctgaaacatttttacatttataaaaattgatatGCTTTCATTATATTAATAACTTTAAAGTATAACATATACAACTGAAGATcagccttaaaaattaaaaaaaaaaatctatacatatAAGCAAGACTAACCTTGTAGCTGTTTCCTGATATAGGTACTGGTCAGATTCTCCTGCTATGACATATACATCAAGTATTTGCCCTTACCTATAGTGGGTATGCGGAGATTTCCAAATTTCACACAAACACCGAGACCAATATTAGTCTACAATCCGCTattaattaaacaagaaaattaagTATCAAGCAACAAATAACTTACTCATGGTGAAGTCTTAGGGAATGAGGTATTGGAATCTGTAGCTTGGAGTTGTCATTTTGAGCTTTTCTATTGAGATGAATCCAAATACAGGTCATTGCAAAGGCATGGGTTGACTGGGGTTTGTTAATATCAGGAACTGGGATATACTGAAAAataacaatttgaaaaataacacaatagaagaaagagaagaattaaataattatgtgtattttagTAATCAATTTCTAATATAACTCTTTTTAGCATATCATGTCTTACTTTAGCCCCGATAATTCAATAATACAAATCAGAAGGTCTAACAgccataaaattttgaaattattacaaGATGCTTTATTTGGTATATGTTTTTACTTGCTTTAAGTAACACATATTCACAGGTGCTTGGTCAAGCTTTTCCTACTATCGCAGAGcattctcaaataaaaataaatttttaatttttacttttaaaaaattaaaacacatcaTCATGAAATCTTACTAAAGTGACAAATGTAACTAAAAACAAGACTTTCTAAAAGtctcataataatttttaagaacagATAAAAATCTAAGAAATACGCAAcctaaataattacatttaaacaTATTGACTATTAATGGGTAAAATGATATggatgtctgggatttgcttgaAAATTGTccaacattaacaaaaaaaataaggAGGAAAGATGAAACAAGAGTATTTCTTGATGATGGGTATAACATGGTGGGGTTACAGCTAGTGCATGGTGGGGTTACAGCTAGTGCATGGTGGGGTTACAGTAACCCCATCATGTTATACCCATCATCAAGAAATACTCTTGTTTCATCTTAAAATTTtctgggcagatcacctaaggtcaggagttcaagaccagcctggccaacacggcgaaaccctgtctctaccaaaaatacaaaaattagtcgggcatgttggcatgtgcatgtaatctcagctactcgggaggctgaggcaggagaattgcttcaacccaggaggtggaggttgcagtgagctgagatcacgccactgcactccagcctgggtgacaacagtgaaactccttaacaacaacaacaacaacaacaacaattcaTGATAAAGTACTTCTAGAAAATGGCAATCATCAAAATACATCACATTTTACTCAAATATCTTATATGATAAAATACCCAGGGGACATACTGAGGCTCAACTGTCAAAGAAAAAATAGCTATTAATAAAGACTGTTATCTGGCCATTCAATGATGTATATAGATTAAAACAGCTTTAGTGATTTGTAAAACTGTAGACCTACCTAGAATGTAGAGAAAGAGCTTGCTACACTTAACATTCAATTGTGATTTAGCATAAACTTTAGAAATACACAAAATCACACTAAAATCCTTAAACATAAATTAGACATAATTTACTCATCATGTTGTTATGAATAGTTACTCAGTAAAGCTTACTTCTTTTTCTGGGTATAGCAAGTCGAAGAGCTTCATCACAGGGAGAAAATCAGCTAGTGCATTTTTCTGAATACTTCCAGAAATGAATTGCAGGAGAACCCACATAAGATGATCTCTGCCTTTAATCAGTCCTCGCCCTGCTAACTATAAAAGATGTTtaaatacacatgtatacactGCTACTTAAAGAGATGAATACaggaagtttttgttgtttttttgtttttgtttttaaggagaAACCTGGTTCTTGCTCTGAGAAAGTCAGCATCTAACTTTGGCACTTAGTAATTACTTAGTCTCAATTCAAGACACACCATGCAAAACctgctaaattattttaatattatatatatgcttatttCCTGCTCCCCAAAACAACTAATGCATATAAAAATGCAATGTTTTAGAACATAGTCATATACAACATGCACAACACCACCTCTTTAAGTTGATCATGTGTGCATGAGAATCAAGTTTAATATGggataattcttattttaaaaatctcatcaaAACCTGGGGAATACTCTATCACaccaaaaggattttttttttttaatttgaaattgtcATGGACTGGTTGTCATAAAACATGCTTCCTCATTTTCTGTACactttgtttcttgtttatttatatgtatCTTTTTAGAACAaggatagagatggggtcttgccatgtttcccaggctggtctcgaactcctgaactcaagcaatccaccggcttcggcctcccaaagtgctgggattacaggagtgagccaccccacccggctggTTTTCTGTACATTATAACAGAAACTAATGGTGGTTTCTGGGAGAAGGTGGTTGAAaggattttaacaatatttatgaaaaattttccCCAAGATAATTCATGCTGTGGAGATGTTATGTAAAACAACTTTTATTCCCATTCAATATGTCTAAAATTTTTGACAAAAAATGTCTTTTCCCACAAACTTAAGTCTTCCACTTGTCTCCCTTTTTTGGATTCATCGTCCTCCCTTCTATTCATTCCCACAGTAGGAACCACTCAGCAAGCCTAGACTCCCGCTACTCTCTGTATTCGCTGTCAGTCACCTAGTCCTATTCCACGTCAGTGTACCTGATCTCTGGCTCCTCCTTTCTGTCCTGGTTTAGGCCTTCAGCATCTTTCACCTAGTCCACTGTAGTATCTCTCACTAATTTCCTTGCTTCTGGCTTTGTACCTGTCCATCGCTACACCACCTTCTTTCTCCATGTGGACATTAGCATTTTTCCAACTTGCATATGATGATGCCATTCTCCTCTGCATTGCCTCCAAAACAAAATCTAAACTCCTTAGAACAGGCACATGGCCATTCAAAGTTCTCCATGTCTGCTCTTGCTTTCCTGCCTTCCTTATCTCATCAACGATTTcccctttatatttttatttccagttctCACACATCTCTATCCCTTTCTAAATGATGGTTTTATTGCTAggaaacacttttctttttctctcagcaAGTTTCTATTTGTCCTTCAAGTGTTAGCTTAAAGATCTCTTTGATACAGCCATCCCTGATATTTCTGATAGagactattccttttttttttttttttttttttttgacacagagtctcgctctgtcgccgaggctggagtgcagtcgtgtgattttggctcactgcaaccttagggACTATTACCTTTTATTTGTATTGCAGGGAAATGTGCTTTCATTATAACAACTATTAAGATATAatcatgttgtgtgtgtgtgtatgtatatacatacatatatatatgtactctatatatatatacacatacatatatatatatgtatatatatatatataaagtatccCCTCCTCTAGTGAGGTGCTCCTTGAGGATATTACAGTGCCTTTTCATCTTGTATCTGCTGGTGCCTGCACTGAGAATACAtagaatgaatgactgaatcCTGTTTTTACAGTgacaagaaagtaaaaagttaaGAAACTATAAAAGCACTAAACAGGACAGAAATTAGGGCTCAGAACTTCTGTCAGTTCTAAAATCACTAGGGAATGCCCACAGCAGTCTAAAATACAGTAATCAACAGGTGAAGTCACTCCGACCATAAGATTTAGTACATACCTTCTGATGAAGAGAAAGCACCATATGTGGAAAACTTGCAAACtggaaaagcacaaagaaaatgaGCTGACTTGAGAGATGCTGCCACAGGAGTTGGCTTGTTCCCCCATCGTCAAACTTCTCCTCGGTCTCAGATCGCTCCATGGCATAAACAACCAGATCCACCAACTGGTCCTCCAGCACAGGGCAGCGCTGCTTGTGCTGTAGGGCAGAGATTAAATACAGTATTCCAAAAGCCTCTCGGTTAGTTTCAGAAGTTACCAGTTAATGGGCATTAATTGTAACAAGAGGCTGAGAAGCACGGAATGAAGTTGAACTTAAGAAGTCAAGGTTAGATTTAGTCTATTAAAGCTGCATCATGTTATATTATTATACAGGATAAGcttcatgaaaaaatgttttcaggttTCCTACAAAACAGACTTCCCATTAACTTTTGACTTCCACTATGGACATCATTGTTTCAATTTGACAAAGGGCAATGCATAGTAgagaattttgttatttatcctttggaaaaagataacattttaaaggGCATATGAAACAGGGATAGCAGTATTAATTTTGCAATCTAAGTCAAAAGATGAAAACCCTGGATTTACAGGCATCAAACATTGTGACAGAACAAATAAAGCAGTTATGtgaatctctttattttaaagtaaccCCTATAAGTTTACACTAACTTTATATACAGAGGTATATCTAAATAGCTACCAGATTATTCAACATCTGTTTTCAATGTGTGGTATTCGTCCTGATACTGAAATGGAAACTTCTtccacaagaggaaaaaaaattgatctctCTGCTCTTCCTTCTTGGAAGCCAAACATAATGcagctttaattttaaattagaccactttaaaatctaaaacaagaaaaagaattgaGTTTAAACACTAAAAATGAGAATGCAACTTCCCTTTCTAGAGGCAAAAAGATCTGTGcttttaaaagtgatttaaaaaatatatttttaccaaAAGAAATATGTTAAGCCATGTTTAAGCCATTTtcatatttcctttataaatatgttatatgaCTTAGTAGCAGGCAGTTGGAAGCCCTTCTAGTGAATACAATTACTAATACAGATCTTTCCCCCTAAACTTTAGATGTGATTATCAGTCTTTTGCCATGAAAAAGGGATatgattttttcaaatttagggaaaaaaatgcaaaatggggACAAATTTGGAAATAAACAAGACATAATGAATAGCATCCCCTCTTTTGCATGCTCTTTGCCAGCTCCAAACTTGTAAGCTCCAATATAGCTGTAGTTTCTTAAAGCatgcaaataaaacaaacatctaTCCAAATGATAAGCATCAATggttgtttcatattttttccaaaaacacAATGCCATGACCACAGTTCAATCACATTACAGGTTTACAAATAGCAATATTAACACCACCAGTTGAGACTACAGTACTTTTCCTCCAAATGTAATTATCATTATGAAGCAGAGCAAAGTGCAACAGACAACACTACAGACTATTTCTTAAATCAGCATGCAAAACTACTGTGTACAGGGCTTGAAATTCACTAGTTCTGCCAACCACCAACAACCTAAGAAATGTGTCAGACAACACAAATTTAGAGTGAGATCATTCAAAGTATACAGAGTCagaaaaaattgtgaaaagaaGTAAAGCCAGGATTTCCAGTAGGAATTTTTCACTAGTGATGGGAATTTGCTTCCAGTTTGGAAACTGACCAATTTGTCATCTATTTCTCCATCCATAATGGTCTTCCATCAATCTGCTTTaggaaaaaagagcaaactaaatAAAACTAGTTTTTAGCACTTGAGTCACTTTGGAGTTTCCTTTTTTAGTATTagctatttaagaaaaaaactggatTTTCACCTACATATTTTTAGGCATGTAGTGATTATCATACAGttaatgattttaaaaggaaagcaaaaatagTACGATTTTGACAAAGCAAGAACAACTAGGAAATTTACAGTTAAAGCTGATGGTCTTTCAATATATGCCATGACTCAAGATTACCCTTAACTTTTCTGTCAAAAATTAAGTCAGGAATATCTACAGTACCTAATGCTCCGGTACCTGATGGTAGCAGAAGAGCTATCAGGATTAACTACaaatttcccaggtgtttttGGTTAAAACCAAGGATATTTCTCAAATCAAGTTTAAAGAC is part of the Homo sapiens chromosome 6, GRCh38.p14 Primary Assembly genome and encodes:
- the MED23 gene encoding mediator of RNA polymerase II transcription subunit 23 isoform X3 — its product is METQLQSIFEEVVKTEVIEEAFPGMFMDTPEDEKTKLISCLGAFRQFWGGLSQESHEQCIQWIVKFIHGQHSPKRISFLYDCLAMAVETGLLPPRLVCESLINSDTLEWERTQLWALTFKLVRKIIGGVDYKGVRDLLKVILEKILTIPNTVSSAVVQQLLAAREVIAYILERNACLLPAYFAVTEIRKLYPEGKLPHWLLGNLVSDFVDTFRPTARINSICGRCSLLPVVNNSGAICNSWKLDPATLRFPLKGLLPYDKDLFEPQTALLRYVLEQPYSRDMVCNMLGLNKQTLNIAQHKQRCPVLEDQLVDLVVYAMERSETEEKFDDGGTSQLLWQHLSSQLIFFVLFQFASFPHMVLSLHQKLAGRGLIKGRDHLMWVLLQFISGSIQKNALADFLPVMKLFDLLYPEKEYIPVPDINKPQSTHAFAMTCIWIHLNRKAQNDNSKLQIPIPHSLRLHHEFLQQSLRNKSLQMNDYKIALLCNAYSTNSECFTLPMGALVETIYGNGIMRIPLPGTNCMASGSITPLPMNLLDSLTVHAKMSLIHSIATRVIKLAHAKSSVALAPALVETYSRLLVYMEIESLGIKGFISQLLPTVFKSHAWGILHTLLEMFSYRMHHIQPHYRVQLLSHLHTLAAVAQTNQNQLHLCVESTALRLITALGSSEVQPQFTRFLSDPKTVLSAESEELNRALILTLARATHVTDFFTGSDSIQGTWCKDILQTIMSFTPHNWASHTLSCFPGPLQN